The Juglans microcarpa x Juglans regia isolate MS1-56 chromosome 8S, Jm3101_v1.0, whole genome shotgun sequence genome has a window encoding:
- the LOC121245103 gene encoding trimethyltridecatetraene synthase-like — MEVTSWLAVLAMAGLASLFFLSKHLPFPSHKLKLPPGPKPWPIIGNLNLIDPLPHQSLHKLSQKYGQIMQLRFGSIPVVIASSPEMAKQFLKTHDHIFSCRPKTAAGKYTAYNYTDITWAPWGPYLRQGRKICLSELFNSRRLESYENIRVEERRALSSRLWALSGKPIKVKEHLSRLTLSVISRIVLGKKYFGESGHEKSIVTLREFQEMLGELFLLNGVLNIGDWIPWLDFLDLQGYVKRMKTVSRKIDRFHDHVFEEHKTKRLGVKDFEPKDMVDLLLHLADDSNNQVNLTYDNVKGITQDLVAGGTDTSATSVEWAMSELLKQPHLMKKATEELDRVIGKDRWVEENDIPQLPYINAIMKETMRKHPVAVLLTPRLAMENCEVAGYDIRKGTTVFINTWSIGRDPSVWNAPEEFCPERFLGANIDVKGQHFELLPFGSGRRMCPGYSLGLKMISSSLANILHGFEWKLEDDMKPEDLSMEEIYGLATQRKFPLVAVVRPRLPFHLY; from the exons ATGGAGGTCACTTCTTGGCTTGCAGTGTTAGCCATGGCGGGGCTAGcttcccttttctttctctcaaaaCATCTCCCATTTCCATCCCACAAGTTAAAACTGCCACCAGGTCCCAAACCTTGGCCTATCATTGGCAATCTAAACCTTATTGATCCTCTCCCTCACCAATCCCTTCACAAATTGTCGCAAAAATATGGGCAGATCATGCAGCTTAGATTCGGGTCAATCCCAGTAGTGATTGCCTCGTCTCCTGAAATGGCAAAGCAATTCTTGAAGACACATGATCACATTTTTTCTTGTAGACCCAAAACTGCAGCTGGGAAGTACACCGCTTATAACTACACCGATATTACATGGGCACCTTGGGGACCTTATCTGCGCCAAGGGCGCAAGATATGTCTCTCCGAGCTATTTAACTCAAGGAGACTAGAGTCCTATGAGAACATACGTGTTGAAGAAAGACGTGCTCTTTCTTCACGCCTGTGGGCATTGTCTGGGAAGCCCATCAAGGTGAAAGAGCATCTGTCACGCCTCACTCTTAGTGTTATCAGTAGAATTGTATTGGGTAAGAAGTATTTTGGCGAATCTGGACATGAAAAATCTATAGTGACACTCCGAGAATTCCAAGAAATGTTAGGCGAGTTGTTCTTGCTTAATGGGGTGCTAAATATTGGGGACTGGATACCGTGGCTAGATTTCTTGGACTTGCAGGGATACGTGAAACGAATGAAGACAGTGTCAAGAAAAATTGATCGATTCCACGACCATGTTTTTGAAGAACATAAGACCAAGAGACTAGGAGTGAAAGATTTTGAGCCAAAGGACATGGTGGATTTATTGTTGCATCTAGCTGATGATTCTAACAATCAGGTTAATCTCACTTATGACAACGTCAAGGGGATCACTCAG GATCTTGTAGCTGGAGGCACAGACACGTCTGCGACTTCAGTGGAATGGGCAATGTCTGAACTCTTGAAGCAACCCCACCTTATGAAGAAGGCTACCGAAGAGCTTGATAGGGTTATTGGGAAAGATAGATGGGTAGAGGAGAATGACATTCCACAGCTTCCTTATATTAACGCAATTATGAAAGAGACGATGAGGAAACATCCTGTGGCTGTATTGCTAACACCACGCCTAGCTATGGAAAATTGTGAAGTAGCTGGTTATGATATTCGTAAAGGAACTACAGTCTTCATAAACACATGGAGTATAGGAAGAGACCCATCAGTATGGAATGCACCTGAAGAATTCTGCCCAGAGAGGTTCTTGGGAGCAAATATTGATGTCAAGGGACAACATTTCGAGCTATTGCCATTTGGTTCAGGAAGGAGGATGTGCCCTGGATATAGTCTTGGATTAAAGATGATCAGCTCTAGCTTAGCCAATATATTGCATGGATTTGAGTGGAAACTGGAGGATGACATGAAGCCGGAAGATTTGAGCATGGAGGAAATTTATGGTTTGGCAACACAAAGAAAGTTCCCACTTGTTGCAGTAGTGAGGCCTCGACTCCCATTCCATCTTTACTAA